From the Exiguobacterium aurantiacum genome, one window contains:
- a CDS encoding metallophosphoesterase family protein has product MRFLVVSDSHGLTEELSIIFNRHEQEIDDAFHCGDSQLALVDEHLLPYRTVRGNCDFGGDLPLERIEETAEGTILIVHGHHHDVKYDLNRLRYRAEEVGANVVLFGHSHVAGAVIEDGVLYVNPGSIRMPRGRSDKTYVLMDLENGQATVRFYRSEDGSAVEDLDVSGKL; this is encoded by the coding sequence ATGCGTTTTCTCGTAGTCAGTGACAGTCACGGATTGACAGAAGAACTATCGATCATCTTCAACCGGCACGAACAAGAAATCGATGACGCGTTCCATTGTGGGGATTCCCAGCTCGCGCTCGTCGATGAACATCTGCTCCCGTATCGTACGGTGCGCGGTAATTGCGACTTCGGCGGCGACCTCCCGCTCGAGCGAATCGAGGAGACGGCTGAAGGGACGATTCTCATCGTCCACGGCCATCATCACGACGTGAAGTACGACTTGAACCGGTTGCGTTACCGGGCTGAAGAGGTCGGGGCGAATGTCGTCTTGTTCGGCCACTCGCACGTCGCCGGAGCTGTGATTGAGGACGGGGTGCTTTACGTGAACCCGGGTTCGATTCGCATGCCGCGTGGACGGAGTGACAAGACGTATGTACTGATGGATCTCGAGAACGGACAGGCAACGGTCCGCTTTTATCGGTCAGAGGACGGTTCGGCCGTCGAAGATCTCGATGTGAGCGGAAAGCTGTGA
- a CDS encoding XTP/dITP diphosphatase, producing the protein MKLIVATRNKGKVAEIEGMLTPLGFEVESLLDYPDAPETDETGTTFEANAELKATEAARYFGHAVLADDSGLEVDALDGAPGVHSARFAGPEKSDEANNALLLEKLNGATDRTARFICALCLAKPTGETLTVRGTIEGTIGYAPHGENGFGYDPLFIVPSLHKTAAELERDEKAAVSHRGQALRKLEAEIIPFMEG; encoded by the coding sequence ATGAAACTGATCGTCGCAACACGCAATAAAGGAAAAGTCGCAGAAATCGAAGGAATGCTCACGCCGCTCGGATTTGAAGTCGAATCACTTCTAGATTATCCGGACGCACCAGAGACGGACGAGACTGGGACGACGTTTGAAGCGAACGCCGAGTTGAAGGCGACGGAGGCGGCCCGCTATTTCGGCCACGCCGTCCTCGCAGATGACTCTGGACTCGAAGTCGATGCGCTCGACGGGGCACCCGGTGTCCATTCGGCTCGTTTCGCCGGGCCGGAGAAGTCGGATGAAGCGAACAACGCGCTTCTTCTCGAGAAGTTGAACGGAGCGACCGACCGAACGGCTCGTTTCATCTGTGCCCTTTGTCTCGCCAAACCAACAGGGGAGACATTGACGGTACGTGGCACGATCGAAGGGACAATCGGCTACGCGCCTCATGGGGAGAACGGTTTCGGTTACGACCCGCTCTTCATTGTTCCGTCACTTCACAAGACGGCAGCAGAACTTGAACGCGACGAAAAGGCGGCGGTCAGTCACCGCGGTCAAGCACTACGAAAGTTAGAGGCAGAAATTATTCCGTTTATGGAGGGGTGA
- the rph gene encoding ribonuclease PH, whose amino-acid sequence MRKERQHDELRPVEIVPHVNKHAEGSVLISIGDTKVICTATVEERVPNFLRGKKQGWINAEYAMLPRATGNRTVRESVRGKQSGRTMEIQRLISRSLRSVVDLERLGERTIWIDCDVIQADGGTRTASITGGFCALVLAVDALIRQGKLDDTPIKEGVAAISVGRTDELLLDLNYEEDAAAEVDMNVVMTASGRFVEVQGTGEEATFTLLEMNEMLHMAQSGIETLFKAAEDALGASWWYVGEQLEETT is encoded by the coding sequence ATGCGTAAAGAAAGACAACATGACGAGCTCCGGCCCGTCGAGATCGTTCCCCATGTGAATAAACATGCGGAAGGGTCGGTCCTCATCTCGATCGGGGACACGAAAGTCATCTGCACGGCCACCGTCGAAGAGCGTGTCCCGAACTTCTTGCGCGGCAAGAAGCAAGGCTGGATCAACGCCGAGTATGCCATGCTTCCGCGTGCGACCGGCAACCGCACGGTCCGCGAATCGGTCCGCGGCAAACAGTCGGGCCGGACGATGGAGATTCAACGGTTGATTTCGCGGTCGCTCCGTTCGGTCGTCGATTTGGAACGGCTCGGTGAACGGACGATTTGGATCGACTGTGACGTCATCCAAGCCGACGGGGGCACCCGCACGGCCTCGATCACAGGCGGCTTCTGCGCGCTCGTCCTCGCGGTCGACGCGCTCATCCGTCAAGGCAAGCTCGACGACACGCCGATCAAAGAAGGCGTCGCTGCCATCTCGGTCGGACGGACCGACGAATTGCTCCTCGACTTGAACTACGAAGAAGATGCCGCGGCCGAGGTCGACATGAACGTCGTCATGACGGCGAGCGGACGTTTCGTCGAAGTGCAAGGGACAGGGGAAGAAGCGACGTTCACGTTGCTCGAGATGAACGAGATGCTCCACATGGCCCAAAGCGGAATCGAGACGCTGTTCAAAGCGGCCGAAGACGCGCTCGGTGCCTCGTGGTGGTATGTCGGGGAACAATTGGAGGAAACAACATGA
- the racE gene encoding glutamate racemase produces the protein MKRAIGVLDSGVGGLTVVKELMRQLPKEEIIYIGDTERCPYGPRPHDEIEAYTWELIEFLLSKNVKMIVIACNTATAVVLKEARKRLNIPVIGVIDPGARAAVKGTRNKHIGVIGTKMTIESNSYETALRHVAGEIDVYSLACPPFVPLVEAGELDGERVRDIVAETIRPLQSSEMDTLILGCTHYPLLAPVIQDVVGPDVHLISSGDETALEVAAILDFKELENDLDTVPVHQFYATGDVVIFDRLATEWLGQPVRAEKVEVSGVDA, from the coding sequence ATGAAACGAGCGATTGGAGTACTCGATTCAGGAGTTGGCGGCTTGACCGTGGTCAAAGAACTGATGCGCCAACTACCGAAAGAAGAAATAATTTATATCGGCGACACGGAACGGTGCCCGTATGGCCCGCGCCCGCACGATGAGATTGAAGCCTATACGTGGGAACTGATCGAGTTCCTGTTAAGTAAGAACGTGAAGATGATCGTCATCGCCTGCAACACGGCGACAGCGGTCGTCTTGAAAGAAGCGCGCAAACGCCTCAATATCCCGGTCATCGGTGTCATCGACCCGGGGGCACGGGCGGCCGTCAAAGGAACGCGCAATAAACATATCGGCGTCATCGGAACGAAGATGACGATTGAAAGCAACTCATACGAGACGGCGCTCCGACACGTGGCCGGCGAGATCGATGTATATTCGCTCGCCTGTCCGCCGTTCGTCCCGCTCGTCGAAGCCGGCGAACTCGATGGAGAGCGCGTCCGCGACATCGTCGCTGAGACGATTCGTCCGCTTCAGTCTTCCGAGATGGACACGCTCATCCTCGGCTGTACGCACTATCCGCTGCTCGCACCGGTCATTCAAGACGTCGTCGGACCCGACGTCCATTTGATCTCGTCCGGTGACGAGACGGCGCTCGAAGTAGCGGCCATCCTTGACTTTAAAGAGCTCGAGAACGATTTGGATACGGTCCCGGTGCACCAGTTTTATGCGACCGGGGATGTCGTCATCTTTGACCGTTTGGCGACAGAATGGCTCGGTCAACCCGTGAGAGCGGAGAAAGTAGAGGTGTCCGGTGTCGATGCGTAA
- a CDS encoding phosphocarrier protein HPr, whose product MEKTFTVVADSGIHARPATQLVNTASKFQSDINLEYNGKTVNLKSIMGVLSLGIAKDSTIKITAAGDDAEEAVNTLSDMLTSEGLAQ is encoded by the coding sequence ATGGAAAAAACGTTCACAGTCGTTGCAGATTCAGGAATTCACGCTCGTCCAGCTACACAGTTGGTAAACACAGCTTCTAAATTCCAATCAGATATCAACCTTGAGTACAACGGTAAGACAGTAAACCTCAAGTCGATCATGGGTGTACTTTCACTCGGAATCGCAAAAGATTCTACAATCAAAATCACTGCAGCTGGTGACGATGCAGAAGAAGCGGTTAACACGCTTTCTGACATGCTCACAAGCGAAGGTCTTGCTCAGTAA
- a CDS encoding acyl-CoA thioesterase encodes MTKYFREADWETRVRAGVALDVKVRFSECDPYGHMNNTIPFIYFEDARIELLEATGFSLKDGFVVVADAQCDYVRQVMPRQSIVVYANVLTVGNTSCDIHYGAYDGDQLMFAGRTSLVHLSKSGRPTEWTSEYKNRLQNFCESAII; translated from the coding sequence ATGACGAAGTACTTCCGGGAAGCCGATTGGGAAACACGTGTCAGAGCAGGGGTCGCGCTAGACGTCAAAGTCCGATTCTCGGAGTGCGACCCGTACGGTCACATGAATAACACAATTCCGTTCATCTATTTCGAGGACGCGCGGATCGAGTTGCTTGAAGCGACAGGTTTTTCGTTAAAAGATGGATTTGTCGTCGTGGCAGACGCCCAGTGCGACTACGTTCGCCAAGTGATGCCGCGGCAATCGATTGTGGTGTATGCCAATGTCTTGACGGTCGGAAACACTTCATGTGATATTCATTACGGGGCATATGATGGAGACCAGCTCATGTTCGCGGGGCGTACGAGCCTCGTGCACTTGTCGAAATCCGGTCGTCCGACCGAATGGACTTCAGAATATAAAAATCGCTTGCAGAATTTTTGCGAATCCGCTATCATTTGA
- the sdhB gene encoding succinate dehydrogenase iron-sulfur subunit, whose amino-acid sequence MQSEQKDIRFIIERQDGPDQAAYTEEFTVPYRPNMNVISALMEIRRNPVNANGDKTTPINWDMNCLEEVCGACSMIINGKPRQSCTALVDKLEQPIRLAPMKTFPVIRDLQVDRQRMFDALKKVKAWVPIDGTYDLGPGPRMPENKRQWAYELSKCMTCGVCLEACPNVNDKSSFIGPAAISQVRLFNSHPTGAFHAEDRLEALMEDGGLAQCGNAQNCVEVCPKGIPLTTSIAAMNRQTTLHSFKSFFGSDKGRTGSAVEA is encoded by the coding sequence ATGCAATCTGAACAAAAAGATATTCGTTTTATCATTGAACGCCAGGACGGACCGGACCAAGCCGCTTATACGGAAGAGTTCACCGTCCCGTACCGCCCGAACATGAACGTCATCTCGGCGTTGATGGAAATCCGCCGAAACCCGGTCAATGCGAACGGGGACAAGACGACACCGATCAACTGGGATATGAACTGTCTCGAGGAAGTGTGCGGTGCCTGCTCGATGATCATCAACGGCAAGCCGCGCCAATCGTGTACGGCGCTCGTCGACAAGCTCGAACAGCCGATCCGCCTTGCTCCGATGAAAACGTTCCCGGTCATCCGTGACCTTCAAGTCGACCGTCAGCGCATGTTCGACGCGTTGAAAAAAGTGAAGGCATGGGTCCCGATCGACGGGACATACGACCTTGGACCAGGGCCGCGGATGCCAGAGAACAAGCGACAATGGGCGTATGAACTATCGAAATGTATGACGTGCGGTGTCTGCCTCGAGGCGTGCCCGAACGTCAATGACAAATCGAGCTTCATCGGACCGGCCGCGATCTCGCAAGTCCGTCTCTTCAACTCGCATCCGACTGGCGCCTTCCACGCGGAAGACCGTTTGGAAGCGCTCATGGAAGACGGCGGCCTCGCACAGTGCGGAAACGCACAAAACTGTGTCGAAGTTTGTCCGAAAGGTATTCCACTCACGACATCAATCGCCGCGATGAACCGTCAGACGACGCTTCACTCGTTCAAATCGTTCTTCGGTAGCGACAAAGGCCGCACCGGTTCTGCGGTCGAGGCGTAA
- the sdhA gene encoding succinate dehydrogenase flavoprotein subunit, protein MANQSLIVIGGGLAGLMATIKSAEMGVPVKLFSLVPVKRSHSVCAQGGINGAVNTKGEGDSTWQHFDDTVYGGDFLANQLPVQKMAEAAPKIIHMFDRMGVMFNRTPEGLLDFRRFGGTLYHRTAYAGATTGQQLLYALDEQVRRFEAQGLVEKYEGWEFLRAIIDEAGVCRGAVCQDLRSMEIKAFPSDAVILATGGPGVIFGKSTNSVINTGQAAGAVYRQGAVYANGEFIQIHPTAIPGDDKLRLMSESARGEGGRVWTYKDGKPWYFLEEKYPDYGNLVPRDIATREIFDVCVNQKLGVNGENMVYLDLSHKDSKELDIKLGGILEIYEKFVGDDPRKVPMKIFPAVHYSMGGLWVDYDQMTNIPGLFAAGECDYSMHGANRLGANSLLSAVYGGMEAGPAAVHYMRGLDQATESVPEALFNFNEREEIERFNDILAMDGTENAYQIHRELGELMTDNVTVVRYNDKLEATDLKLRELRERFNNISATDTARWSNQGASFIRQLDHMLDLARVITLGALKRDESRGAHYKPDFPERDDDKFMKTTMARYNAGEVDISYEEIDVSLIPPRKRDYSKKGAKTK, encoded by the coding sequence ATGGCAAATCAAAGTTTGATCGTCATCGGTGGCGGTCTGGCTGGACTCATGGCGACAATCAAGTCGGCTGAGATGGGTGTTCCGGTAAAACTATTCTCGCTTGTACCGGTCAAGCGTTCACATTCAGTTTGTGCACAAGGCGGCATCAACGGAGCCGTCAACACGAAAGGCGAAGGGGATTCTACTTGGCAACACTTCGATGACACGGTGTACGGCGGGGACTTCCTTGCCAACCAACTGCCAGTCCAGAAGATGGCGGAAGCGGCACCTAAAATCATCCACATGTTCGACCGGATGGGTGTCATGTTCAACCGGACTCCGGAAGGTCTGCTCGACTTCCGCCGCTTCGGGGGCACGCTCTATCATCGGACGGCTTACGCCGGTGCGACGACGGGGCAACAGCTCTTATACGCGCTAGACGAGCAGGTCCGTCGCTTCGAGGCGCAAGGTCTCGTCGAGAAATATGAAGGCTGGGAATTCCTCCGGGCCATCATCGACGAAGCAGGCGTCTGCCGTGGTGCGGTCTGTCAGGATTTACGCTCGATGGAAATTAAAGCGTTCCCATCGGATGCGGTCATCCTTGCGACAGGCGGCCCAGGTGTCATCTTCGGTAAATCGACGAACTCGGTTATCAATACCGGCCAAGCGGCTGGAGCGGTATACCGTCAAGGTGCGGTCTACGCGAACGGCGAGTTCATCCAAATCCACCCGACGGCAATCCCAGGGGACGACAAGCTTCGCCTCATGAGTGAGTCGGCACGCGGTGAAGGCGGACGCGTTTGGACGTATAAAGACGGTAAGCCATGGTACTTCCTTGAAGAGAAGTATCCGGACTACGGAAACCTCGTGCCGCGTGACATCGCGACACGTGAGATTTTCGACGTCTGCGTCAACCAAAAGCTCGGCGTCAACGGCGAGAACATGGTGTACCTCGATCTTTCGCATAAAGATTCGAAAGAACTCGACATCAAGCTCGGCGGCATTCTTGAAATCTACGAGAAGTTTGTCGGCGACGATCCACGAAAAGTCCCGATGAAGATCTTCCCGGCGGTCCACTATTCGATGGGCGGACTATGGGTCGACTACGATCAGATGACGAACATCCCAGGCTTGTTCGCAGCTGGTGAATGCGATTACTCGATGCACGGTGCGAACCGTCTCGGGGCCAACTCGCTCCTCTCGGCCGTATACGGCGGGATGGAAGCCGGTCCGGCAGCCGTTCACTATATGCGCGGTCTCGACCAGGCGACGGAGAGCGTGCCAGAAGCGCTCTTCAACTTCAACGAACGTGAAGAAATCGAGCGGTTCAACGACATCCTCGCGATGGACGGTACGGAAAACGCGTATCAAATCCACCGCGAGCTCGGCGAACTCATGACCGACAACGTCACGGTCGTTCGTTACAACGACAAGCTCGAGGCGACGGACCTCAAACTCCGTGAGCTTCGTGAACGCTTTAATAACATCTCCGCGACCGACACGGCTCGCTGGAGCAACCAAGGGGCATCGTTCATCCGACAACTCGACCACATGCTCGACCTCGCGCGCGTCATCACGCTTGGCGCTTTGAAACGCGACGAGAGCCGTGGCGCTCATTACAAACCGGACTTCCCGGAACGTGATGACGACAAGTTCATGAAGACGACGATGGCACGCTACAACGCAGGGGAAGTCGATATCTCGTATGAAGAGATCGACGTTTCGTTAATCCCGCCACGCAAACGGGATTACTCGAAGAAAGGGGCGAAGACGAAATGA
- a CDS encoding succinate dehydrogenase cytochrome b558 subunit: protein MAARRDYFSRKVHSLLGVIPIGLFLIVHLSVNYYIVDGVESFNKAAKFMESLPYLYFLEVTVIALPMIFHGVYGVYYAFLGSINTNRYSYARNWMYMIQRFTGVFLVIFIAWHVWETRLAKLRGVEVNAEMMQNIVDNPLMLIFYIVGILSATFHFANGLWSFAITWGITQSPRSQRFMSYVSGVVFLALSFVGIRSILTFAGIL from the coding sequence ATGGCAGCGCGTCGTGACTATTTCAGTCGTAAAGTCCATTCGCTACTTGGGGTCATCCCAATCGGCCTGTTTTTGATCGTTCACTTGTCGGTCAACTACTATATCGTCGATGGGGTGGAGTCGTTCAACAAGGCAGCAAAATTTATGGAGAGCTTACCGTACTTATACTTCCTTGAAGTGACGGTCATCGCTTTGCCGATGATTTTCCACGGGGTGTATGGCGTGTATTACGCGTTCCTCGGTTCGATTAACACGAACCGTTACTCGTACGCCCGCAACTGGATGTATATGATCCAACGCTTCACGGGCGTCTTCCTCGTCATCTTCATCGCATGGCACGTTTGGGAAACGCGCTTGGCGAAGTTGCGTGGCGTCGAAGTGAACGCGGAGATGATGCAAAACATCGTCGATAATCCGCTCATGCTCATCTTCTACATAGTCGGGATTCTCTCGGCTACGTTCCACTTCGCGAACGGTCTCTGGTCGTTTGCCATCACGTGGGGGATCACACAGTCGCCTCGTTCACAGCGCTTCATGAGCTACGTCTCAGGCGTCGTCTTCTTGGCACTATCTTTTGTCGGCATCCGTTCTATCTTGACGTTCGCGGGCATCTTGTAA
- a CDS encoding YslB family protein: MSQPTFALELLRDYVLTDLLGDDYGQVIYWSGKRVARRFPVMPDNELSAFFAEAGWGELTLLKEKGNKFVYELIPPPATQEKATGYHQLEAGFLAEQIAGRFQCVAEGYADVARQSVQITVQLDRKDTYE; this comes from the coding sequence ATGAGCCAACCCACTTTCGCGCTTGAACTGCTTCGCGATTATGTGTTGACGGATTTGCTCGGGGACGACTACGGCCAAGTCATCTATTGGTCAGGTAAACGGGTCGCCCGCAGGTTCCCGGTCATGCCGGACAACGAACTGAGCGCCTTTTTTGCCGAAGCCGGCTGGGGAGAATTGACGTTGTTGAAAGAAAAAGGAAATAAGTTCGTGTACGAACTTATCCCCCCTCCCGCGACCCAAGAAAAAGCTACCGGCTATCACCAGCTCGAGGCTGGTTTCTTAGCCGAACAGATTGCCGGTCGTTTCCAATGCGTCGCCGAAGGTTACGCCGACGTGGCGCGCCAGTCCGTCCAAATCACTGTCCAACTAGACCGGAAAGATACGTACGAATGA
- a CDS encoding aminoglycoside adenylyltransferase domain-containing protein, whose translation MSRGASSEMPAIIRPVVEAFIERVDGVIPSLEHLYLHGSAAMGGFHPDHSDLDFLIVTSRPLTPETKVGLTRLCLESSNEPYPIELSVLTVGDLTAWRHPSPFDFHYSEGWRSRFESALKAGEIATIQAGMTDPDLAAHIKITSERGIVLYGRLLKDVIVGFNETDYRDAILFDARDCLESIHDTPMDSVLNLTRVLAYCFDDLVLSKQEAFEWSKAKGFSKDVLPTIEKAAAGYAGNDVSFKEDELDVFRDFARTNLQHI comes from the coding sequence ATGAGTCGCGGTGCATCCTCCGAGATGCCTGCCATCATCCGTCCGGTCGTCGAGGCGTTCATCGAGCGGGTCGACGGTGTGATCCCATCGCTTGAGCACCTCTATTTGCATGGGTCGGCCGCGATGGGAGGGTTTCATCCGGACCATAGCGACCTTGATTTTCTGATTGTCACGAGTCGTCCGCTAACGCCTGAAACAAAGGTGGGCCTGACACGTCTCTGTCTTGAGTCATCGAACGAGCCCTATCCGATTGAGTTGAGTGTCCTCACAGTGGGTGACCTGACAGCTTGGAGGCACCCGAGTCCATTTGATTTTCACTACAGCGAGGGTTGGCGTTCGCGTTTCGAGTCGGCGCTTAAAGCGGGGGAAATAGCGACCATACAAGCCGGGATGACCGATCCTGACTTGGCCGCCCATATAAAAATTACTAGCGAGCGAGGCATCGTGCTCTACGGTCGTCTGCTCAAGGACGTAATCGTCGGCTTCAATGAAACAGACTATCGAGATGCCATCCTGTTTGACGCGCGAGATTGTCTCGAGTCAATCCACGATACGCCGATGGATAGTGTGCTCAATTTGACGCGCGTCCTGGCGTATTGTTTCGACGACCTGGTTTTATCGAAACAGGAGGCGTTTGAGTGGTCAAAAGCGAAAGGCTTCTCAAAAGATGTGTTGCCGACGATCGAAAAAGCGGCAGCGGGTTACGCGGGAAATGATGTGAGCTTCAAAGAGGATGAATTAGATGTCTTCCGAGACTTCGCCCGGACCAATCTTCAACACATATAA